A region of uncultured Carboxylicivirga sp. DNA encodes the following proteins:
- a CDS encoding YebC/PmpR family DNA-binding transcriptional regulator, with protein MGRAFEYRKATKLKRWGTMAKTFTKIGKQITMAVKQSGPDPQSNSRLRVLMQNAKAANMPKDNVERAIKKATAHDSGDFKEIVYEGYGPFGTAFMVETATDNTTRTVANVRSYFNKYGGSLGTTGCVDYMFEHQCNFKVVMKEGIDLEELELEMIDCGIDEIFEDEGSIMIYGGFESFGPIQKYLEENGFEIEKAEFERIPQDTKELTDEQMVEIDKLLAKFEEDDDVTNVFNNIK; from the coding sequence ATGGGACGCGCATTTGAATATCGTAAGGCCACCAAGTTAAAGCGTTGGGGAACGATGGCCAAGACTTTTACAAAGATTGGAAAGCAAATTACAATGGCTGTTAAGCAAAGCGGCCCTGATCCGCAAAGTAACTCTCGTTTGCGCGTATTAATGCAAAATGCGAAGGCTGCCAATATGCCAAAGGATAATGTGGAAAGAGCTATCAAAAAAGCTACTGCACATGATTCCGGTGATTTTAAAGAAATTGTTTACGAAGGATATGGACCATTCGGAACTGCTTTCATGGTTGAGACTGCTACTGATAACACTACCCGTACCGTGGCTAATGTTAGAAGTTACTTTAATAAGTATGGAGGTTCGTTAGGCACAACTGGTTGTGTTGATTATATGTTTGAACACCAGTGTAACTTTAAAGTGGTAATGAAGGAAGGGATTGATCTGGAAGAGCTGGAACTAGAAATGATCGATTGTGGTATTGATGAGATTTTCGAAGATGAAGGATCTATCATGATATATGGTGGTTTTGAATCATTTGGGCCAATTCAGAAATACCTGGAAGAAAACGGTTTTGAAATTGAGAAGGCTGAATTCGAACGTATTCCACAGGATACAAAAGAGTTAACTGATGAGCAAATGGTTGAAATTGATAAGCTCTTAGCCAAATTTGAAGAAGACGATGATGTAACTAACGTTTTCAACAATATTAAGTAA